The sequence below is a genomic window from Actinokineospora baliensis.
ACGCAACCCAACCACCCGAGCCAGCCCGCTCAACCCGACCCCCGAGCCAGCCCACCCAACCCAGCCCACCGAGCCCGCCCCGCCAGCCTCACCACCGCTCCTCGGAAGCTGCCCGCATGCTCTGCTCGATGGGGTGGACCTGTTTTGTGTGGGGGAGCGGCACCCGTAGCCTGACCGGCGGCTGGCTGGGCCGTCCCTTTGGCCCCCAGCTTTTCAGGCCCAGCATGGGTGTCGCAGGGGCCCCGCACAAAACAGGTCCACCCCATCGAGCCCACCCACACCACCGCGATCCAGAGCAATGCCGAAGGCGAGCCGACCTCCGAAGTCACCCCACCGCCCCCCAGCTGCAATGTCGCGAAGCGACGAGCCGCCCCCAGCTACCCTGACCCGATGCAGCCCCCCGCCCCCTTCGGCTCCCGCCTCCTCGGCCCAGCCGACCAACGCGGCCCCTCCCTCCGCCGCCGGGTCCAAACGCTGCTCACCATCACCCTCCTCACCGCCAACATCCTCGGCGCCGCCGTAGCCGTCACCCTCTCCACCTGGGTCATCCCCGGCCCACCCCCCACCACCGCCACCCGCCTGATGCTCACCACCGCCGTCCCCGCCTACGTCCTGCTCGCCCTGGCCGTCGGCACCGTCTGGGGCACCAGCCGCGCGCTCCGAGCCCTCCGCTGGGCGACCCACGACCGCACCCCCACCGACCACGACCGCCGCGCCACCCTCCGCGTCCCCCAAGACCTCACCCGCATGCAGGCCACCCTCTGGGCGCTGGCCACCGTCCTGTTCACCACCACGGTCGCCGTCCTGCAACCGGCGCTGGTGTTCACCGTGGCCTTCACCGCCGCTTTCGCGGGCATCGTCGTGTGCGCAAACGCTTACCTGCTCAGCGAATTCGCCCTCCGCCCGGTGGCGGCGCGGGCGTTGGGTGGTGCACCCCTGGCCGAGGAACCGCTGGGCGGCAACGGTGTTCGGGTGCGGATGCTCGGGTTCTGGTGCCTGGGAACCGGTGTGCCCGTCGCGGGGCTGCTCCTCGTCGCCGTCTTCGCCTTGGTGCGCGACACCGTGGTCACCACGAGGCTCGCCGTCACCGTGATCGTCCTGACCGGGGTGGTCCTGGTGGTGGGTCTGCTGGTCACCGAGTTCACCGCCCGCGCGATCGTCGGCCCGGTCCGGTCGGTCCGCGACGGGATGGCGTTGGTGCGCGGGGGCGCGTTGGACACCAGGGTCCCGGTCTACGACGGCACGGAACTCGGGCTGCTGCAGGCGGGGTTCAACCGGATGGCCACCGGGCTCGCCGAGCGGGAGCGGATCCGGGACCTGTTCGGCAGGCACGTCGGCCCGCAGGTCGCCGAGGCCGCGCTCGCCGCCGAGGTCGACCACCAGGTGCTCGACGTGGCCGTGGTGTTCGTGGACCTGGTCGGGTCGACCACGCTGGCGGCGACCAGGCCGCCGACGGAGGTGGTGGACCTGCTGAACCGGTTCTTCGCGATCGTGGTCGACGAGGTGGACCGGCGGGGCGGGCTGATCAACAAGTTCGTCGGGGACGCCGCGCTGGCGGTGTTCGGGGCGCCGCTGCCGCTGCCCGACCACGCGGGGCGGGCGCTGGCGGCGGCGCGGGCGATCGCCGAGCGGCTGCCCAGGGAGTTGCCGTCGTGTCAGGCCGGGATCGGGGTGGCCGCAGGTCCAGCCGTGGCGGGCAACATCGGCGACGAACGGCGCTTCGAATACACCGTGATCGGCGACCCGGTGAATGAAGCGGCCCGGCTCACCGAATTGGCGAAATCGACCCCGGGCGGGCTCGTCGCCTCTTCCCGGGCCGTGGAAAGGGCCGCCGCCGCCGAATCGGCCCGCTGGCGCACGACCGACCGGATAACCCTGCGCGGCCGAACCGAGGACACCCTCCTCGCCGTCCCCGACTAGCGGCTCGACCCGGAAGGTCGACAGGGTCTCGGCCCGCCCACGACGTCGCTGGCCGCATTGCCGAAACGACCGAGTAACCGGGCAGTTGCACGGGGCTACCGGTGTGGAGTCGTCGGGCGGGCGCAGCGTGCTTCCCGGGGCGCCCGAGTCGTCCAGTCAGGCAGCCGCGCCATTCGCTGCGGGCGGAGCGTGAACCCGTTCGGCCCTCCCGTCAGTCCCCAGCAACCTGGCCCGCTCAGCCAGGCAGGCGCACCAGCGTGGCCGGTCCGGTCCGTGAATCCCCAGGTGCGGTGTCCGGCGCGTGTAGCGCGAACCCCTGTCCCACCGGCTCCAGCCAGCCCTCCGCCGCCGCGACTTGTTCCACTCGGGCGCCGTTGACCACCAGGACCTGGGAGATCCCTTCGCTCATCCGCGTCCCCACCCACAGCAGGTCGCCGTCCACCCGCAGCCGTGGTGCCTCCGCCCGGTCCACCGACGCCAAGTTCCCGAGCAGGCCCGGGTAGGTCCCCAGCCCGCGCGGGGCCCGCTCGTCGTACATGTGCAGGGCTAACCCTCGGTTGGGCACCAGCGAGTCCTGCACGACCCCGTAGACCCGGTTGGCCGTCGCCACCCACCTGGCCGCCCCAGCGCGGGGGCGCTCGACGAACAGTGACCGGTCAGGGCCTGCGAATGTCTCCAGGCCGCTGTTGGTGCTCAGGAACCACCCGTCGCGCTCCAAGGCCTGGTGCACCCACAGGCCGGTCGTGTCCTGCTGTTCGGCGATCACCGTCAGTTGCCCTTCGGCGTCGACCGTGCCGATGACCTGGCTGGGGACGATGGTCGAGGTGCGCAGGCCGGTGCGGCGGCGGGTGATCTTGCCGAGGACAACGGCGGCGGTTCGGCCGTCGCCGAGGGCGGTGGGTGGGACCGAGGTGGGCATCGCCTGGTCGAGCAGCCTGCGGCGGACGCCGTCCTCGTTGACGAACCAGGTCGCGGTCGAGCCCAGTGGTCGGGGCACGGCGTTGACCGGGGTGAACGAGGCCGCGGGGCGGATCACCACGACCTGCAGGTCGCCGGTCTCGCCCCACGGCAGGCCGACGGTGTTGTCCACCGGGCCGGTCGAGGGTCCGCGCAGGAACACCCAGCCGTGGCCGCCCTGGGCCAGCAGCCACGGGTCGTGCGCGGTGACCAGGTCGGTGGTCGAGCGGATGATCAGCTCCGGGCTCAGCGCGTGCACCCGGACCACCTGCTCGCGCCGCTCGGCCACCAGCACCAGGTCGTCGGCGATCGCCCAGCCGGTCACCAGGCTCATCGGCAGTTCGCGCTCCACCCGGCCGCCCCGGTCGAGCTTGCGGATCTGGTGACCGCCCGCGCCGACGCCCCAGGTGTAGATCGCGCCGTTGGCCGCCTGGGCGTCGAGCACGTCGGTGGCCAACACCGGCAGGGCACTGGCCCCGGGGCGCCGCGGCGCGGTCACCGGGCGCGCGGTCAGCGTGCGCTGCGCCCACCGGGCGGCACCGAGGGCGACCACCGTCTTCGGGTCCGGCGCGGTGCGCACCAGCCCGTCGTACTGGGCCCGCAGCGCGTCGCGCACCAGCGGGATCCGGCTCGCGCCGCCGGTCAGGAAGATGCCGCGCAGGTCGCGGGGGTCGCGGCCGCTGCCCTCGATGCTCTGCGCGAGCAGCCGCGTCGTCCGCCGCACGTCCTCGCCGACCAGCGCGTCGAACTCGGCGCGGGTGATCCGCACGTCGGTGTCGGCGCCGGGGACGTACTGCACGGCGTCCTCGTGCTCCGAGAGCGACTCCTTGGCCAGCCGCGCCTCGGTCAGCAGGGCGGCGGCCGCGGCCTGCCAGCGCCGGTCCGGGTTGGAGCTGACCTGCTCCCACCACTCGGGGGCGAGCCTGCCCAGTTGGGCGCCG
It includes:
- a CDS encoding adenylate/guanylate cyclase domain-containing protein; the encoded protein is MQPPAPFGSRLLGPADQRGPSLRRRVQTLLTITLLTANILGAAVAVTLSTWVIPGPPPTTATRLMLTTAVPAYVLLALAVGTVWGTSRALRALRWATHDRTPTDHDRRATLRVPQDLTRMQATLWALATVLFTTTVAVLQPALVFTVAFTAAFAGIVVCANAYLLSEFALRPVAARALGGAPLAEEPLGGNGVRVRMLGFWCLGTGVPVAGLLLVAVFALVRDTVVTTRLAVTVIVLTGVVLVVGLLVTEFTARAIVGPVRSVRDGMALVRGGALDTRVPVYDGTELGLLQAGFNRMATGLAERERIRDLFGRHVGPQVAEAALAAEVDHQVLDVAVVFVDLVGSTTLAATRPPTEVVDLLNRFFAIVVDEVDRRGGLINKFVGDAALAVFGAPLPLPDHAGRALAAARAIAERLPRELPSCQAGIGVAAGPAVAGNIGDERRFEYTVIGDPVNEAARLTELAKSTPGGLVASSRAVERAAAAESARWRTTDRITLRGRTEDTLLAVPD
- a CDS encoding Hsp70 family protein; translation: MTRWSLGVDLGTSFSSAAIATATQVESLEVSGERRIPSTIVLDESGALVAGTLAQRMVGRGPERGERNPRRYVGRRPMLLGGEPVTAQRALAALLELVVGEARTRFDGSAPASLVLTHPVAWSPAQRQVLLEVAEVVLPGRPVELVEEPVAAAVHYSHTHAADGIGGRDSVAVYDLGGGTFDTAVLTAEGSGFSVVGSPGGDPEIGGETFDERVFHHFGAQLGRLAPEWWEQVSSNPDRRWQAAAAALLTEARLAKESLSEHEDAVQYVPGADTDVRITRAEFDALVGEDVRRTTRLLAQSIEGSGRDPRDLRGIFLTGGASRIPLVRDALRAQYDGLVRTAPDPKTVVALGAARWAQRTLTARPVTAPRRPGASALPVLATDVLDAQAANGAIYTWGVGAGGHQIRKLDRGGRVERELPMSLVTGWAIADDLVLVAERREQVVRVHALSPELIIRSTTDLVTAHDPWLLAQGGHGWVFLRGPSTGPVDNTVGLPWGETGDLQVVVIRPAASFTPVNAVPRPLGSTATWFVNEDGVRRRLLDQAMPTSVPPTALGDGRTAAVVLGKITRRRTGLRTSTIVPSQVIGTVDAEGQLTVIAEQQDTTGLWVHQALERDGWFLSTNSGLETFAGPDRSLFVERPRAGAARWVATANRVYGVVQDSLVPNRGLALHMYDERAPRGLGTYPGLLGNLASVDRAEAPRLRVDGDLLWVGTRMSEGISQVLVVNGARVEQVAAAEGWLEPVGQGFALHAPDTAPGDSRTGPATLVRLPG